Proteins encoded in a region of the Pseudomonas sp. PDNC002 genome:
- a CDS encoding quinone-dependent dihydroorotate dehydrogenase, producing the protein MYSLARELLFKLSPETSHELSIDLIGAGGRLGLNGLLTPAPRSLPVTVMGLEFANPVGLAAGLDKNGDAIDGFAQLGFGFVEIGTVTPRPQPGNPKPRIFRLPQATAIINRMGFNNHGVDHLVARVKAAKYKGVLGINIGKNFDTPVERAVDDYLICLDKVYAHASYVTVNVSSPNTPGLRSLQFGDSLKQLLEALRQRQEDLAVQHGRRVPLAIKIAPDMSDEETALVAAALVESGMDAVIATNTTLGREGVENLPFGNEAGGLSGAPVREKSTHIVKVLAAELGGRLPIIAAGGITEGAHAAEKIAAGASLVQIYSGFIYKGPALIREAVDAIAAARRA; encoded by the coding sequence ATGTACAGCCTGGCCCGCGAGCTCCTGTTCAAGCTCTCCCCGGAAACCTCCCATGAATTGTCCATCGACCTGATTGGCGCCGGTGGCCGCCTGGGTCTCAACGGTCTGCTGACGCCCGCGCCGAGGAGCCTGCCGGTGACGGTGATGGGGTTGGAGTTCGCCAACCCGGTCGGCCTGGCGGCCGGCCTGGACAAGAATGGCGATGCCATCGACGGCTTTGCCCAACTGGGCTTCGGCTTCGTCGAGATCGGCACCGTCACGCCGCGTCCGCAGCCGGGCAACCCCAAGCCGCGAATCTTCCGTCTGCCGCAGGCGACCGCGATCATCAACCGCATGGGCTTCAACAACCACGGCGTCGATCACCTGGTCGCACGGGTCAAGGCGGCGAAGTACAAGGGCGTGCTGGGTATCAATATCGGCAAGAACTTCGACACCCCGGTCGAGCGCGCGGTGGATGACTACCTGATCTGCCTGGACAAGGTCTACGCCCACGCCAGCTATGTCACCGTGAACGTCAGCTCGCCGAATACCCCCGGCCTGCGCAGCCTGCAGTTCGGCGACTCGCTCAAGCAACTGCTCGAAGCGCTGCGCCAGCGCCAGGAAGACCTGGCCGTGCAGCACGGCCGTCGTGTGCCGTTGGCGATCAAGATCGCCCCGGACATGAGCGACGAGGAAACCGCGCTGGTCGCCGCCGCGTTGGTCGAGTCCGGTATGGACGCGGTGATCGCCACCAACACCACCCTGGGCCGCGAAGGCGTCGAGAACCTGCCGTTCGGCAACGAGGCGGGCGGTCTGTCCGGCGCTCCGGTGCGCGAAAAGAGCACGCATATCGTCAAGGTGCTGGCCGCTGAGCTGGGTGGGCGCCTGCCAATCATCGCGGCCGGTGGCATCACCGAAGGCGCGCATGCGGCGGAGAAGATCGCGGCCGGTGCGAGCCTGGTGCAGATCTATTCGGGGTTCATCTACAAGGGCCCGGCGCTGATCCGCGAAGCGGTGGACGCCATAGCGGCCGCCCGGCGGGCGTGA
- a CDS encoding DUF2835 domain-containing protein has product MPSVVLDISLPTHRLQALYRGQANRIQVVSRDGRQVNLPAHHLRPFITHTGVQGSFELEFDESGRLLALRRLA; this is encoded by the coding sequence ATGCCGAGCGTTGTGCTGGATATCTCGCTGCCGACGCACCGGCTGCAAGCGCTTTACCGTGGGCAGGCCAACCGGATTCAGGTGGTCAGCCGCGACGGTCGGCAGGTGAATCTGCCGGCGCATCATCTGCGCCCCTTCATCACCCACACCGGGGTGCAGGGTAGCTTCGAACTGGAATTCGATGAATCCGGTCGGCTGCTGGCGCTGCGTCGCCTCGCCTGA
- the rmf gene encoding ribosome modulation factor, which translates to MRRLKRDPLERAFVRGYQHGITGKSRDLCPFTHPTTRQSWLNGWREGRGDNWDGLTGAAGIQRLNQMQHASG; encoded by the coding sequence ATGAGAAGACTTAAGCGTGATCCGTTGGAAAGAGCCTTTGTGCGCGGATATCAGCACGGCATTACTGGAAAATCTCGCGATCTCTGTCCATTTACCCATCCCACCACACGGCAATCCTGGCTCAATGGCTGGCGTGAGGGCCGTGGCGACAACTGGGATGGTTTGACCGGCGCCGCCGGTATTCAACGACTGAACCAGATGCAGCACGCAAGCGGCTGA